One Phycisphaerae bacterium genomic region harbors:
- a CDS encoding glycerophosphodiester phosphodiesterase family protein — MCASCTSRLPLGSPDNVLIIAHRGNSAVAPENTLSAFRSAVAAGAIYVELDARPSADGTLYVLHDATLDRTTDAKEVFKREKIKIREIPDAALDKLDAGRWFDAQFAGERLPKLTEALDVIQAGSLTLLEHKDGPAEDYVRLLRQKRLVGKLVVQSFDWEFLKQMHQLEPRQVLGALGDKELTEERLAGIAAAGVRIVGWKHTDLTAPLVCDLHGRGYRVWAWTTNEPADWQRLLGFGIDGIITDRPAQLAAWLAQQTVTSHR; from the coding sequence ATGTGTGCATCTTGTACGAGCCGGCTCCCGTTAGGGTCGCCTGACAATGTCCTGATCATCGCTCATCGGGGCAATTCGGCTGTTGCACCGGAAAACACGCTTTCCGCGTTTCGCAGCGCCGTAGCGGCAGGAGCGATCTACGTCGAACTGGACGCCCGCCCCTCGGCGGACGGAACACTGTACGTTCTGCACGACGCGACGCTTGACCGCACCACCGACGCCAAGGAGGTGTTCAAGCGGGAGAAGATCAAGATTCGCGAGATACCGGACGCCGCGCTCGACAAGCTCGATGCGGGCCGATGGTTTGACGCCCAGTTTGCCGGCGAGCGCCTGCCGAAGCTGACCGAGGCCCTCGATGTGATCCAGGCCGGCTCGCTGACGCTTCTCGAACACAAGGACGGTCCGGCCGAAGACTATGTCCGCTTGCTACGACAGAAACGGCTCGTCGGCAAGCTGGTCGTGCAGAGCTTCGACTGGGAGTTTCTAAAGCAGATGCACCAACTGGAGCCTCGCCAGGTGCTCGGGGCTCTTGGTGACAAAGAACTGACCGAGGAACGACTTGCCGGCATCGCTGCCGCCGGCGTCCGGATCGTGGGCTGGAAACACACCGACCTGACCGCCCCACTGGTTTGCGACCTGCACGGTCGAGGCTACAGAGTCTGGGCCTGGACAACCAATGAGCCGGCCGACTGGCAAAGGCTTCTTGGCTTCGGCATTGACGGCATCATCACCGACCGTCCCGCCCAACTGGCAGCCTGGCTTGCTCAACAGACCGTCACCTCACACCGCTGA